Proteins encoded by one window of Cyanobium sp. NS01:
- the hemB gene encoding porphobilinogen synthase, with product MELSYRPRRLRRTPALRAMVREHQLSAADFIYPLFVHEGATNEPIGAMPGCQRWSLEGLVEEVGRAWQLGIRCVVLFPKVADGLKSEDGAECFNEHGLIPRAIRRLKEVHPEMAIMTDVALDPYSCDGHDGIVSPEGVVLNDDTVEILCRQAVAQARAGADLIGPSDMMDGRVAAIREALDEEGFEHVGIISYTAKYASAYYGPFREALDSAPRAAPGKPIPKDKSTYQMDPANGREAILEAQLDEGEGADILMVKPGLAYLDIIHRLRAESEQPIAAYNVSGEYAMVKAAAERGWIDERAVVLETLLCFKRAGADLILTYHACDAAAWLRQA from the coding sequence ATGGAGCTCAGCTACCGCCCCCGCCGACTGCGCCGCACGCCGGCCCTGCGGGCGATGGTGCGGGAGCACCAGCTCAGCGCTGCTGACTTCATCTACCCGCTGTTCGTGCATGAGGGAGCCACGAACGAGCCGATCGGCGCCATGCCCGGCTGCCAGCGCTGGAGCCTGGAGGGGCTGGTGGAGGAGGTGGGCCGCGCCTGGCAGCTGGGCATCCGCTGCGTGGTGCTCTTCCCCAAGGTGGCCGATGGCCTCAAGAGTGAAGACGGCGCCGAGTGCTTCAACGAGCATGGCCTGATTCCCCGCGCCATCCGCCGTCTCAAGGAGGTGCACCCGGAGATGGCGATCATGACCGACGTGGCCCTCGATCCCTACTCCTGCGACGGCCATGACGGCATCGTCAGCCCCGAGGGCGTGGTGCTCAACGACGACACCGTGGAGATCCTCTGCCGCCAGGCCGTGGCCCAGGCCCGCGCCGGTGCCGATCTGATCGGCCCCAGCGACATGATGGACGGCCGCGTCGCTGCCATCCGCGAGGCCCTCGATGAGGAGGGCTTCGAGCATGTGGGCATCATCAGCTACACGGCCAAGTACGCCTCCGCCTACTACGGCCCCTTCCGCGAAGCCCTCGATTCCGCTCCAAGGGCGGCCCCGGGCAAGCCGATCCCCAAGGACAAGAGCACCTATCAGATGGATCCGGCCAATGGCCGCGAGGCGATCCTGGAGGCCCAGCTCGATGAGGGTGAGGGGGCCGACATCCTGATGGTGAAGCCTGGGCTGGCCTATCTCGACATCATCCACCGGCTGCGCGCCGAGAGTGAGCAGCCGATCGCCGCCTACAACGTGAGCGGCGAATACGCCATGGTGAAGGCTGCCGCCGAGCGGGGCTGGATCGACGAGCGGGCCGTGGTGCTCGAAACCCTGCTCTGCTTCAAGCGGGCCGGAGCAGATCTGATCCTCACTTACCACGCCTGCGACGCCGCGGCCTGGCTGCGGCAGGCCTGA
- a CDS encoding VOC family protein codes for MAGSHRAPLPSERSPAAAPRDPGGAAASHRLGHVALRVQDMERATAFYVGLGLRLTWQAEDWAYLQWPGSGEGIALLSPTYTAAGPHMALHFRDRAEVDAVHGALSAAGHACGPVHDHRDGTASFYLRDPEGNWLEMLYEPPGGIPSNVAGQAPIPPPLP; via the coding sequence ATGGCCGGCTCCCATCGAGCGCCCCTGCCCTCCGAGCGTTCCCCGGCGGCTGCCCCCAGGGATCCAGGCGGCGCTGCCGCTTCCCACCGCCTCGGCCATGTGGCCCTGAGGGTGCAGGACATGGAGCGGGCCACGGCCTTCTACGTGGGCCTCGGCCTGCGGCTCACCTGGCAGGCCGAGGACTGGGCCTACCTGCAATGGCCCGGCAGCGGCGAGGGCATCGCCCTGCTCAGCCCCACCTACACGGCTGCCGGTCCCCACATGGCGCTCCACTTCCGCGATCGCGCTGAGGTGGATGCCGTGCATGGCGCCCTCAGCGCCGCCGGCCACGCCTGCGGTCCGGTGCATGACCACCGCGACGGCACGGCCAGCTTCTACCTGCGCGATCCCGAAGGCAACTGGCTCGAGATGCTCTACGAACCCCCCGGCGGCATCCCCAGCAATGTGGCCGGCCAGGCGCCCATTCCGCCCCCGTTGCCGTGA
- a CDS encoding endonuclease MutS2, with amino-acid sequence MNGRGPELLSGIEQEALELLEWPRLAEQLAGFASTVAGRNHCLELPLAASLPESRALLAETTELLGLDGLLEGGLSFEGVADIASLVLLCAKGGCAAGEPLLQLAATLAAARRLRRQLDDPQLRPVCAALVAELRTLPELEQRLRFCLDEGGRVADRASPELAGLRRQLQGVRSDRRDRLAELLRRYAPLLQDTVAAERAGRPVLAVKAGAAARVPGLVHDSSASGSTVFVEPQAVIGLGNRLRELEGQERELEQAVLRELSGLVGQEAEALAQLQQVLRRLDAGLARARYGAWLGAVRPELEADPLAPFSLVDLRHPLLLWQQRRQGGHPVVPVTLAVAPELRVVAITGPNTGGKTVTLKSLGLAVLMARAGLFLPCSGTPRLPWCGQVLADIGDEQSLQQNLSTFSGHIRRIARILAALSSPAPGASLVLLDEVGAGTDPVEGSALAAALLRHLAERARLTLATTHFGELKALKYADARFENASVAFDVETLSPTYRLQWGIPGRSNALAIARRLGLSEAVLEEAQRQLGSLGEGEVNQVIVGLESQRQRQQEAAEEAAALLARTELLHEELLLRWQQQQQQSAELQHQRRRDLERSIRQGQQEVRRIIHRLRQGGEASRPLGETARQAGQRLRQLELEHRPEPERRNHGGWMPGVGERVRVLSLGKAGEVLALSEAGRELSVRCGVMRLNVPLEGIEGLNGEKPSPPPPPEVQVRARSGLGGRGADVRTERNTVDVRGLRVHEAEAAVEEQLRRASGPVWVIHGIGTGKLKRGLREWLRGVAYVERVDDAAQGDGGPGCSVIHLR; translated from the coding sequence GTGAACGGCAGAGGGCCTGAGCTGCTGAGCGGCATTGAGCAGGAGGCGCTTGAGCTGTTGGAGTGGCCGCGGCTGGCCGAGCAGCTGGCGGGGTTCGCCAGCACCGTGGCCGGCCGCAACCACTGCCTGGAGTTGCCCCTGGCGGCCAGCCTGCCGGAAAGCCGCGCCCTGCTGGCCGAAACCACGGAGCTGCTGGGCCTCGACGGCCTGCTGGAGGGGGGGCTCAGCTTTGAGGGCGTGGCTGACATCGCCTCCCTGGTGCTCCTCTGCGCCAAGGGCGGCTGCGCGGCGGGCGAACCGCTGCTGCAGCTGGCGGCCACCCTGGCGGCGGCCCGTCGCCTGCGCCGCCAGCTCGACGACCCCCAGCTGCGGCCGGTGTGCGCGGCGCTGGTGGCCGAGCTGCGCACCCTGCCGGAGCTGGAGCAGCGGCTGCGGTTCTGCCTCGATGAGGGTGGCCGGGTGGCCGATCGCGCCAGCCCCGAGCTGGCGGGGCTGCGCCGCCAGCTGCAGGGGGTGCGCAGCGATCGCCGTGATCGCCTCGCCGAGCTGCTGCGTCGCTACGCGCCCCTGCTGCAGGACACGGTGGCGGCCGAGCGGGCCGGCCGGCCCGTGCTGGCCGTGAAGGCCGGGGCCGCGGCCCGGGTGCCGGGGCTGGTGCATGACAGCTCCGCCTCCGGCAGCACGGTGTTTGTGGAACCCCAGGCGGTGATTGGTCTGGGCAACAGGCTCAGGGAGCTGGAGGGGCAGGAGCGGGAGCTGGAGCAGGCCGTGCTCAGGGAGCTCAGTGGCCTGGTGGGCCAGGAGGCCGAGGCGCTGGCACAGCTGCAGCAAGTGCTGCGCCGCCTCGATGCCGGCCTGGCCAGGGCCCGCTACGGCGCCTGGCTCGGGGCCGTGCGGCCCGAACTGGAGGCCGACCCCCTGGCGCCCTTCTCCCTGGTGGACCTGCGCCACCCGCTGCTGCTCTGGCAACAGCGGCGCCAGGGAGGCCACCCGGTGGTGCCCGTGACCCTCGCCGTGGCGCCGGAGCTGCGGGTGGTGGCGATCACCGGCCCCAACACCGGCGGCAAGACCGTGACCCTCAAGAGCCTGGGGCTGGCCGTGCTGATGGCCCGCGCCGGCCTGTTCCTGCCCTGCTCGGGCACGCCGCGGCTGCCCTGGTGCGGCCAGGTGCTGGCCGATATCGGCGATGAGCAGTCGCTGCAGCAGAACCTCTCCACCTTCAGCGGCCACATCCGGCGCATCGCCAGGATCCTGGCCGCCCTCAGCAGCCCCGCTCCGGGCGCTTCGCTGGTGTTGCTCGATGAGGTGGGCGCCGGCACCGATCCGGTGGAGGGCTCAGCCCTGGCCGCCGCCCTGCTGCGCCACCTGGCCGAGCGGGCCCGGCTCACCCTGGCCACCACCCATTTCGGTGAGCTCAAGGCGCTCAAGTACGCCGATGCCCGCTTCGAGAACGCCTCGGTGGCCTTCGACGTGGAGACCCTCTCGCCCACCTACCGCCTGCAGTGGGGCATTCCCGGTCGCAGCAATGCCCTCGCCATTGCCCGACGCCTCGGCCTCAGCGAGGCCGTGCTGGAGGAGGCCCAGAGACAGCTCGGCTCCCTGGGCGAGGGGGAGGTGAACCAGGTGATCGTGGGCCTGGAGAGCCAGCGCCAGCGGCAGCAGGAGGCGGCTGAGGAGGCGGCCGCCCTGCTGGCCCGCACCGAGCTGCTGCACGAGGAACTGCTGCTGCGCTGGCAGCAGCAGCAGCAGCAGAGCGCCGAGCTGCAGCACCAGCGCCGCCGCGATCTGGAGCGCTCGATTCGCCAGGGACAGCAGGAAGTGCGCCGCATCATCCACCGGCTGCGCCAGGGGGGGGAGGCCAGCCGCCCGCTCGGCGAGACGGCCCGCCAGGCCGGCCAGCGGCTGCGGCAGCTGGAGCTGGAGCACCGGCCGGAGCCTGAGCGCCGCAACCATGGCGGCTGGATGCCGGGGGTGGGAGAGCGGGTGCGGGTGCTTTCGCTGGGCAAGGCCGGCGAGGTGCTGGCCCTGAGCGAGGCTGGCCGGGAGCTCAGCGTGCGCTGTGGCGTGATGCGCCTCAACGTGCCCCTGGAGGGCATCGAAGGCCTGAATGGCGAGAAGCCCTCGCCACCGCCGCCCCCCGAGGTGCAGGTGCGGGCCCGCTCGGGCCTCGGCGGCCGGGGCGCCGACGTGCGCACCGAGCGCAACACCGTGGACGTGCGCGGGCTGCGGGTGCATGAGGCGGAAGCCGCCGTGGAGGAGCAGCTGCGCCGGGCCAGCGGGCCGGTGTGGGTGATCCACGGCATCGGCACCGGCAAACTCAAGCGCGGCCTGCGCGAGTGGCTGCGGGGCGTGGCCTACGTGGAGCGGGTGGACGACGCGGCCCAGGGCGACGGCGGCCCCGGCTGCAGCGTGATCCATCTGCGCTAG
- a CDS encoding ABC transporter ATP-binding protein — protein MAEVRFHGVGKIYPPRRGGAPVEVLRQLELHVRDGEFLVLVGPSGCGKSTLLRLLAGLEQPTSGTISVGERDVTGLRPAQRDVAMVFQSYALYPHLTVAGNLSFGLRRSRPRTAIQQLQDRLHLASQHLPRPLRVRSPREERIAARVRQVAGSLELDPLLQRLPKELSGGQKQRVALGRAIARQPAVFLMDEPLSNLDAKLRAGTRAQIVELQRSLGTTTLYVTHDQVEAMTMGHRIAVLNGGRLQQLGTPLELYQWPANLFVAQFIGSPPMNLLPVAAVAAGQLQLGGRKLPVEGPMAEVLAAKAGQELTAGLRPEHLRLAPATNRNLAAEVQHVEALGNEQLLSCRLEAGDHLVQVRVAPEERLAAGHTIHLDPEPAGWRLFDAAGNALAPESQPALSLPDL, from the coding sequence TTGGCGGAGGTTCGGTTCCACGGCGTCGGCAAGATCTATCCACCCCGCCGGGGCGGAGCGCCGGTGGAGGTGCTGCGGCAGCTGGAGCTGCATGTGCGCGACGGCGAATTCCTGGTGCTGGTGGGGCCTTCCGGCTGCGGCAAGAGCACCCTGCTGCGCCTGCTGGCCGGGCTGGAGCAGCCCACTTCCGGCACGATCTCAGTGGGGGAGCGCGACGTGACGGGGCTGCGGCCGGCCCAGCGCGATGTGGCCATGGTGTTCCAGAGCTATGCCCTCTATCCCCACCTGACGGTGGCCGGCAACCTGAGCTTTGGGCTGCGGCGCAGCCGGCCCCGCACCGCCATCCAGCAGCTGCAGGACAGGCTGCACCTGGCCAGCCAGCATCTGCCCCGCCCCCTGCGCGTCCGCTCGCCCCGGGAAGAACGGATCGCCGCCCGGGTGCGCCAGGTGGCCGGCAGCCTCGAACTCGATCCGCTGCTGCAGCGCCTGCCCAAGGAACTCTCCGGGGGGCAGAAGCAACGGGTGGCTCTGGGGCGGGCGATCGCACGCCAGCCAGCCGTGTTCCTGATGGATGAACCGCTCAGCAACCTCGATGCCAAGTTGCGCGCCGGCACCCGCGCCCAGATCGTGGAGCTGCAGCGCTCTCTGGGCACCACCACCCTCTACGTGACCCACGACCAGGTGGAGGCGATGACGATGGGCCACCGCATCGCCGTGCTCAATGGCGGCAGGCTGCAGCAGCTGGGCACGCCGCTGGAGCTCTACCAGTGGCCCGCCAACCTGTTCGTGGCCCAGTTCATCGGCAGCCCGCCGATGAATCTGCTGCCGGTCGCCGCCGTGGCGGCGGGGCAGCTGCAGCTGGGGGGCCGCAAGCTGCCGGTGGAGGGGCCCATGGCCGAGGTGCTTGCTGCCAAGGCTGGCCAGGAGCTCACCGCCGGGCTGCGGCCGGAGCACCTGCGGCTGGCCCCGGCCACGAACCGCAACCTGGCGGCGGAGGTGCAGCACGTGGAGGCCCTGGGCAATGAGCAACTGCTGAGCTGCCGGCTGGAGGCCGGCGACCATCTGGTGCAGGTAAGGGTGGCGCCGGAGGAGCGCCTGGCCGCGGGGCACACCATCCATCTCGATCCAGAGCCGGCGGGCTGGCGCCTGTTCGACGCCGCCGGCAACGCCCTGGCGCCGGAGAGCCAGCCGGCCCTGAGCCTGCCGGATCTCTAG
- a CDS encoding Calvin cycle protein CP12 gives MNNIDEHIQKDETEMEAAKAAGNLGKARHLEDELKGLQEYKAHHPEDSHDPSPLEVYCELNPEAPECRVYDD, from the coding sequence ATGAACAACATCGACGAGCACATCCAGAAGGACGAGACCGAGATGGAAGCGGCGAAAGCTGCCGGCAACCTCGGCAAGGCCCGCCATCTGGAGGATGAGCTCAAGGGGCTCCAGGAGTACAAGGCCCACCACCCCGAAGACAGCCACGATCCCTCACCGCTCGAGGTGTACTGCGAGCTGAACCCCGAAGCCCCCGAGTGCCGGGTCTACGACGACTGA